The Lutibacter profundi region TGAACGGGCAATATCTTCAGAAGAAGCTCTAAACTCCATAGCAATAACAGCTTCAGCTATCATATCTGCGGCTCTAGCTCCAATCATGTGAACTCCTAAAATTTCATCTGTTTTAGCATCAGCCAATACTTTTATTTGTCCGTCAATATCCATACTTGCTCTTGCTCTACCCAATGCACGCATAGCAAAAGTGCCAGATTTGTAATTTACACCAGCTTCTTTTAATTGCTCTTCTGTTTTACCAACCGTAGCAACTTCAGGCCATGTATAAACAACGCCAGGGATTAAATTGTAATCAATATGTGGTTTTTGACCTGCAATTAATTCAGCAACCATAGTTCCTTCTTCTTCAGCCTTGTGTGCTAACATTGCTCCTTTTACAACGTCGCCAATAGCATAAATAGTTGATACATTGGTTTGTAATTGTTCATTGGTTTCTATTTGACCCATTTCATTCACTTTAATACCAATGGTCTCTAGCCCTAATCCTTTAGTGTAAGGTTTTCTTCCTACTGAAATTAACGTATAATCTCCTTTAAATTCAGTTGAAACACCTTTTTTATTAGCTGCTGTAATAATAACTTCATTTCCATTATTAACAACAGAAGTAACTTTGTGACCAGTAAAAAATTTTAAACCTTGTTTTTTTAATGATTTTTGCAATTCTTTCGAAAGCATAGCATCCATACCAGGTGTAATTGTAGGCATATACTCTATAACAGAGACATCAGATCCTAATCTGCTGTAAACTGAACCTAATTCTAATCCAATTACACCACCACCAATAACAATTAAATGTTTTGGAATTTCAGTTAAGTTTAACGCCTCAGTTGAAGTAATAATTCTTTTTTTATCTAATTTTATAAAGGGTAAAGTTGATGGTTTTGAACCTGTTGCAATTATAGTTTTACTTACTTCAATCTGTTCCGTATCTCCATTATTTTTGGTAATAGTAATATGAGTGGGATCAATAAAGCTTCCAATACCTTGAAGTGTAGTAATATTATTTTTATCCATCAAATAATTAATACCACCCGAAGTTTGTGCAACTACTTCATTTTTACGAGCAATCATTTGCTTAAAATCAACTTCAAGTCCTTTTACATTAATTCCATGAGAGGTAAAGTGTTTATTAGCATCATAGTAATGATGTGAAGAATCTAACAAAGCCTTTGAAGGAATACAACCAACGTTTAGGCAGGTGCCACCTAGTGTATTGTATTTTTCAATAATAGCAGTTTTTAAGCCTAATTGCGCACAGCGTATGGCTGCAACATACCCTCCTGGTCCTGAGCCTATAACGGCTACGTCATATTTTTTCATAAAATGTAGTAAAATTGAGCAACAAAAATAGAAAATTTATTTTTGAATTTTACTAAAATATAAATTGAAATAAAACAATTAATAATTAATTATACTTAATTGAAAAACAGTTAATTATATAGTGTAAAATATTCTTGGTAAATATAATTAGGTATTCATTCTCCTAATTATACCATTTATTAACAAAATAACTCCATTTGTTAAATTTTTAAGTAAAAAGTATTGATATATAGTGCTTTAAATAAAGCTACCCTTTATATTTGTAGTAGAATTGAGAATTGTACCCCCACAGAACTCATTTAATTATTGACCTTTAAAGATTAAAATAATGTTATTATCTAGCATTGTTTTAAAATTTAGACTCTATATGTTAATTACCTATTATATCGAGGTAATTGTTGTTGTTTTCGTGGAATTGGTGTTGTAACCAAAGCAATGCTGAGTTTAATTAAATAAAAAAATTATGAAAAAAATTACTTTTATCACTGCTTTAGTAATAATGTTTTTTTCGGTAGTTGTTGTTGCACAACAGAAAAATACTACGAAAAGGATTCCTGAAAAAGGAATAACAATAAATAATAAATCAATAGACATAGCAGGAAGTACATCTTCTTCATCTGTATCAGGTTCAATTGCTGTAGCTGAAGATGCTACCTATAACTCGTATTCCGTTCAACAATTAGTGGATGATTTACTAATTTCGGGTTGTTTATCAACATCTAATGTACGGTTTGGTTACTATAAAAAAAGTGGTAGTAACTG contains the following coding sequences:
- the lpdA gene encoding dihydrolipoyl dehydrogenase, which produces MKKYDVAVIGSGPGGYVAAIRCAQLGLKTAIIEKYNTLGGTCLNVGCIPSKALLDSSHHYYDANKHFTSHGINVKGLEVDFKQMIARKNEVVAQTSGGINYLMDKNNITTLQGIGSFIDPTHITITKNNGDTEQIEVSKTIIATGSKPSTLPFIKLDKKRIITSTEALNLTEIPKHLIVIGGGVIGLELGSVYSRLGSDVSVIEYMPTITPGMDAMLSKELQKSLKKQGLKFFTGHKVTSVVNNGNEVIITAANKKGVSTEFKGDYTLISVGRKPYTKGLGLETIGIKVNEMGQIETNEQLQTNVSTIYAIGDVVKGAMLAHKAEEEGTMVAELIAGQKPHIDYNLIPGVVYTWPEVATVGKTEEQLKEAGVNYKSGTFAMRALGRARASMDIDGQIKVLADAKTDEILGVHMIGARAADMIAEAVIAMEFRASSEDIARSSHAHPTYTEAFKEACLAVNNRAIHS